In Candidatus Defluviilinea proxima, a single genomic region encodes these proteins:
- a CDS encoding metal-dependent transcriptional regulator codes for MATPAMQRYAAEIFRLQQDTPYVGLAELSESANSSQQATARMVGKMKDLEYLEHELYRGVRLTSKGEKIAMPALRRHRLVEVFLVKVMKYGWDEAHELSDTFALGVNDVVEDRIFEITGKPTRCPHGEPIPSKDGAMPVVKDVHLLDVPSGSDCIISRVRTHDMEKLRYFAELGFVPGAPFHLFSCAPFKGPLRLQMKPHDHLIGYELADALWVEVTKEGEGNKLPPKKI; via the coding sequence ATGGCAACACCTGCAATGCAGAGATATGCAGCCGAGATCTTTCGGCTTCAACAAGACACCCCTTATGTTGGTTTGGCTGAGTTATCAGAGAGTGCGAATTCATCCCAACAGGCTACTGCCCGCATGGTGGGGAAGATGAAGGATTTGGAATATCTCGAACATGAGTTGTATCGAGGAGTCCGTTTGACGAGCAAAGGCGAGAAGATCGCCATGCCCGCCCTGCGACGTCACCGTTTGGTGGAAGTGTTTTTGGTAAAGGTGATGAAATACGGCTGGGACGAGGCGCACGAGTTATCGGATACGTTTGCGTTGGGCGTCAACGATGTGGTCGAGGATCGCATCTTCGAGATCACAGGCAAACCGACTCGTTGTCCGCATGGAGAGCCAATTCCAAGCAAGGACGGGGCCATGCCGGTCGTGAAAGATGTGCATCTGTTGGATGTGCCTTCGGGCTCGGATTGCATCATCAGCCGCGTGCGGACTCATGACATGGAGAAGTTAAGGTATTTTGCTGAGTTGGGATTTGTGCCGGGCGCTCCGTTCCATTTGTTCAGTTGCGCGCCGTTCAAAGGTCCGTTGCGCTTGCAGATGAAACCGCACGATCATTTGATCGGATATGAGTTAGCTGACGCCTTATGGGTGGAAGTGACGAAAGAGGGCGAGGGGAATAAACTCCCGCCGAAGAAGATTTAA
- the dnaB gene encoding replicative DNA helicase, with protein MTDYLPQEEFAAPATSTAVPHNREAEEAVVGAVFINPEVYYDIAQFLTADDFYIHRLKWIWEAFNSLHEQRVPVDLLTVADELERRGQLGEVGGPAYLTTLVNQVPSSLNAESYGRIVEGYSVRRKMITAANQIASIAYNEKTSVEDVMNEAEKAVFNVSERRLKHDLQPIKSVLSEYYDRIDDLAKRDDEIVGVPTGFIDLDKMLTGLQPSDLLIIAGRPGQGKTGFMLSIAKNAGLTHKKHVAIFSLEMSNDQVVQRLISQETGISSQRLRTGKLNDNEWPLFTHAIEVFGDTHIYLDDTPAITPLQLRTKCRRLHMEFGIDLIIVDYLQLMGGDTRTDNRVQEVSHISRSLKVLARELNVPVLAAAQLSRAVEQRSDKKPVLSDLRESGSLEQDADIVMFIYRPDQYEKDTVKQNVAEIIIAKHRNGPVGSVELVFRGEQAKFENAATRVFKPNE; from the coding sequence TTAACCCAGAAGTGTATTATGACATCGCGCAGTTTTTGACTGCCGATGATTTTTACATTCATAGACTGAAATGGATCTGGGAAGCGTTCAACAGCCTGCACGAACAACGCGTCCCTGTGGACCTGTTGACTGTTGCCGATGAATTGGAGCGAAGAGGCCAATTGGGCGAAGTGGGCGGACCCGCCTACCTGACGACACTCGTCAACCAGGTGCCATCTTCGTTGAACGCCGAATCCTATGGGCGTATCGTTGAGGGATATTCCGTCCGACGCAAGATGATCACAGCCGCGAACCAGATCGCTTCGATCGCATACAACGAGAAGACAAGCGTTGAAGATGTGATGAACGAAGCGGAGAAGGCAGTTTTCAACGTCAGTGAACGGCGCCTCAAACACGACCTTCAGCCGATCAAAAGTGTATTAAGCGAATACTACGACCGAATCGATGACCTCGCAAAACGCGACGATGAGATCGTCGGCGTGCCAACAGGTTTCATTGACCTTGATAAGATGTTGACCGGCTTGCAACCCTCCGATTTGTTGATCATCGCAGGTCGCCCGGGTCAAGGTAAGACGGGTTTCATGCTTTCGATCGCCAAGAACGCCGGGCTTACGCACAAGAAACACGTGGCCATCTTCTCTTTGGAAATGTCCAATGACCAGGTGGTGCAACGTTTGATCTCGCAAGAGACTGGTATCTCATCGCAACGTTTGCGCACAGGTAAATTAAACGACAACGAATGGCCGTTGTTCACGCACGCCATCGAAGTCTTTGGCGATACACACATCTATCTCGATGACACACCGGCCATCACCCCGCTTCAACTCCGTACGAAATGCCGCCGCCTGCACATGGAGTTTGGGATCGATCTCATCATCGTGGATTATCTCCAGTTGATGGGCGGTGACACTCGCACCGATAACCGCGTGCAGGAAGTGTCGCACATCTCCCGCAGTTTGAAAGTGCTGGCCCGCGAATTGAACGTCCCGGTCCTTGCGGCGGCACAGTTATCCCGCGCCGTCGAACAACGCTCGGACAAAAAGCCTGTGCTCTCAGACTTACGCGAATCAGGCTCGCTCGAACAGGACGCAGACATCGTTATGTTCATCTACCGTCCCGATCAATATGAAAAGGACACGGTCAAACAAAACGTGGCCGAGATCATCATAGCAAAGCATCGTAATGGTCCCGTGGGAAGCGTGGAATTGGTCTTCCGTGGTGAACAGGCGAAGTTCGAGAACGCGGCAACGCGGGTGTTCAAGCCGAACGAATAA
- a CDS encoding ATP-binding protein, whose amino-acid sequence MPKSKIDATIKNLANRTSTERSNSFENARRNELPGDPDCPICGGVGYLRVDVPVGHPDFGRLEVCTCRRANITDSIRDRLFALSHLDELKELTFETFKPRGRKGLGEMQSTSLEMAYNHAHHYAQNLNGWLLLQGGYGCGKTHLAAAIANFVVGMGVPTLFLTVPDLLDALRFAYGAEDTTFEERFDQIRNAKLLVLDDFGTQNATGWAQEKLFQIVNYRYINRLSTVITTNLALDEIEPRIRSRLSDPELVSAFRISAPDFRRPMQDTSHPELSSLDLLTSKTFGTFEDRSQENLRTDEAKSLQRALKAAHGFAEKPKGWLVFEGTYGCGKTHLAAAIANYRAGLGDPPLFVMVPDLLDHLRAAFSPNAGTSYDRRFDEVRTAPLLVLDDLGSQSATPWAKEKLHQLLNYRYNAELPTVITVAKESLEQHQVDERIITRMLDERLCNYVLIDAPAFQGKAKKGRK is encoded by the coding sequence GTGCCGAAAAGCAAGATAGACGCGACAATAAAAAACCTGGCGAACAGAACCTCGACAGAAAGATCGAACAGCTTCGAAAACGCGCGAAGAAATGAATTACCCGGCGACCCGGACTGTCCGATTTGCGGCGGCGTTGGGTATTTGCGCGTGGATGTGCCGGTGGGGCATCCTGATTTTGGCAGGCTGGAGGTTTGCACGTGCCGCCGCGCCAACATCACCGACTCGATCCGTGATCGGTTGTTTGCGCTCAGTCATCTCGATGAGTTGAAGGAACTGACCTTCGAAACATTCAAGCCACGCGGGCGCAAAGGTCTCGGTGAGATGCAATCCACTTCGTTGGAGATGGCTTATAACCACGCGCATCATTACGCTCAGAACTTGAACGGCTGGTTGTTATTGCAAGGTGGATACGGTTGTGGAAAAACACACCTGGCCGCGGCCATCGCAAACTTTGTGGTTGGCATGGGCGTGCCTACTCTTTTCCTCACTGTCCCCGATCTGCTCGACGCCTTGCGTTTCGCGTATGGTGCAGAAGATACAACCTTCGAAGAACGCTTCGATCAAATTCGCAACGCGAAACTTTTGGTATTGGATGATTTCGGCACGCAGAACGCAACGGGCTGGGCACAGGAAAAATTATTCCAGATCGTCAACTATCGTTACATCAACAGACTTTCGACCGTCATCACGACCAACCTCGCACTGGACGAGATCGAACCGCGCATCCGCTCGCGTCTTTCTGACCCCGAGCTTGTTTCAGCATTTCGAATTAGCGCTCCCGACTTCCGACGTCCCATGCAGGATACAAGCCATCCCGAATTATCCTCGCTTGATCTGTTGACGAGTAAAACCTTCGGCACATTTGAAGATCGTTCACAAGAAAACCTCCGAACGGACGAGGCCAAGTCCCTGCAGAGAGCGCTCAAAGCCGCGCATGGATTTGCAGAAAAGCCGAAAGGCTGGCTCGTCTTCGAAGGGACGTACGGTTGTGGCAAGACTCATCTCGCCGCGGCCATCGCCAACTACCGCGCAGGACTCGGTGACCCTCCCCTCTTTGTGATGGTCCCTGATCTGCTTGATCATTTGCGTGCAGCGTTCAGTCCCAATGCAGGGACAAGTTACGACCGCCGCTTCGACGAAGTGCGCACTGCGCCATTGCTCGTCTTGGACGATCTCGGTTCCCAGTCTGCTACGCCGTGGGCAAAAGAGAAACTGCATCAACTGCTGAATTACAGATACAACGCCGAACTACCAACCGTCATCACAGTTGCGAAGGAAAGCCTCGAACAACATCAAGTGGACGAGCGCATCATCACACGCATGTTGGATGAGCGCCTTTGTAATTACGTGTTGATCGATGCACCGGCGTTTCAGGGGAAGGCGAAAAAGGGCAGGAAGTAG
- a CDS encoding DnaD domain protein produces the protein MTKFKGFTDSETFTQVPDSLFHQLLKEIDDAAELKVTLYLLWRVEHMDSPFRALSKMDFDVKELGLSAEEIKLGLEKAIKRGSLLTVTKEATVYFLLNSPRGRAAVEAIESGKWNPKAGSSMPPVERPNVFKLYEENIGPLTPLIADTLKDAEELYQSDWIADAIELAVQNNKRSWKYCEAILKRWKEEGRAEKQDRRDNKKPGEQNLDRKIEQLRKRAKK, from the coding sequence ATGACAAAATTCAAAGGCTTTACCGACTCTGAAACCTTTACGCAAGTCCCTGATTCGTTGTTTCATCAACTACTGAAAGAAATTGATGATGCGGCAGAATTAAAAGTGACTCTCTACCTTCTGTGGCGCGTTGAGCACATGGACAGTCCGTTTCGGGCATTGAGCAAGATGGATTTCGATGTGAAAGAGTTGGGGTTGAGCGCTGAGGAGATCAAGCTTGGGCTGGAGAAAGCGATCAAGCGCGGGAGCCTACTCACAGTTACGAAAGAAGCGACGGTTTATTTCCTATTGAATTCCCCACGCGGACGAGCCGCCGTTGAAGCCATCGAAAGCGGCAAATGGAATCCGAAAGCAGGAAGTTCGATGCCGCCGGTGGAACGCCCGAACGTGTTCAAGCTGTACGAAGAAAATATCGGTCCGCTGACGCCGTTGATCGCGGATACTTTGAAAGATGCTGAAGAACTGTATCAATCCGATTGGATCGCAGATGCGATCGAGCTTGCCGTACAAAATAACAAACGCAGTTGGAAATATTGCGAAGCGATTTTGAAACGCTGGAAGGAAGAAGGCCGTGCCGAAAAGCAAGATAGACGCGACAATAAAAAACCTGGCGAACAGAACCTCGACAGAAAGATCGAACAGCTTCGAAAACGCGCGAAGAAATGA